In one window of Lampris incognitus isolate fLamInc1 chromosome 3, fLamInc1.hap2, whole genome shotgun sequence DNA:
- the nudt5 gene encoding ADP-sugar pyrophosphatase, with translation MSGVNHPEATTIPHVVKEEVMTAGKWVKLEKTTYVDPAGNTRTWESVKRTTRQTNSEADGVGIIALLKRTLHKDCVVMVKQFRPPLGCCTLEFPAGLIDDGESAEAAALRELKEETGYKGEVVGVTPVTCLDPGLSNCTTQLITVNINGDDQENINPTQQLGDGEFVEVILLPLDEFQTKIDGLLKKDKIVVDSKVYIFAMGIAQAFFKPNELPVLKQ, from the exons ATGAGTGGCGTTAACCACCCCGAGGCAACCACCATCCCTCACGTTGTGAAAGAAGAG GTCATGACAGCAGGGAAATGGGTGAAGCTTGAGAAGACCACATACGTGGACCCTGCTGGAAACACAAG AACCTGGGAGAGTGTTAAAAGGACAACAAGACAAACAAACTCAGAGGCAGATG GAGTGGGAATAATTGCCCTTCTGAAAAGGACCCTCCACAAAGACTGTGTTGTTATGGTCAAGCAGTTCCGACCGCCTTTGGGATGTTGCACACTGGAATTCCCTGCAG GGCTGATAGACGACGGCGAGAGTGCAGAGGCTGCGGCACTGCGAGAGCTAAAAGAGGAAACTGGCTACAAAGGAGAGGTGGTTGGAGTCACCCCAG TGACTTGTCTGGACCCCGGCCTGTCCAACTGCACCACCCAGCTCATCACTGTCAACATTAATGGAGACGATCAAGAGAACATCAACCCCACACAGCAGCTGG gTGATGGAG AGTTTGTAGAAGTCATTCTTTTACCTCTTGACGAATTCCAGACAAAAATAGACG GGCTGCTGAAAAAGGATAAAATAGTGGTGGATTCTAAGGTTTACATCTTCGCCATGGGCATAGCACAGGCCTTCTTCAAGCCCAACGAGCTCCCCGTCCTCAAGCAGTGA
- the LOC130109124 gene encoding uncharacterized protein LOC130109124 produces MEVFPSVEDFVRKKEEIERQTSTHYIYYGQKKEFGEKDVQPSAQKRIVWELKSVPFNGIPFQVVGTKVFECHQGKDRNTGIKAKYAADKNKKELEGHTFTSRRKRQQDTKKLDCPALINVAQIICFPGFKINENKERLRREHSKALRSALEKDPPSVQAEVLFCARFPALTEHRSHSFEKEETVLPHRKKMKKIVLRRECETLLREMADLTYCVQNEVYLEGLKKTLENLKDEIKAQAPEDAGPMLASSPKKRNGGEIAADLMNKTPRMHPFSRKVGQHAENRDEPGCKVLPAPVTKTAKSQAKITTCTSPSFPFTNQTL; encoded by the exons ATGGAGGTCTTTCCTAGCGTGGAAGACTTCGTGCGGAAAAAGGAGGAAATCGAGCGACAGACTTCAACGCATTACATCTATTACGGCCAGAAGAAGGAGTTTGGGGAGAAGG ATGTTCAGCCTTCAGCTCAAAAAAGGATTGTGTGGGAATTAAAGAGCGTCCCGTTCAACGGCATACCCTTCCAGGTGGTGGGGACCAAAGTCTTTGAATGCCACCAAGGCAAAGACAGAAATACAGGCATCAAAGCAAAGTATGCTGCCGATAAAAACAAGAAGGAG CTTGAGGGCCATACTTTCACATCGAGGAGGAAACGCCAGCAAGACACCAAGAAACTCGACTGCCCCGCTCTGATCAATGTCGCACAAATCATCTGTTTTCCTGGTTTTAAG ATCAACGAAAACAAGGAGCGGCTGAGGAGGGAGCACTCCAAAGCTTTGAGATCGGCGCTGGAGAAGGACCCGCCGTCAGTGCAAGCGGAAGTTCTGTTCTGTGCCCGGTTTCCTGCGCTCACCGAGCATCGCTCGCATTCCTTTGAAAAGGAG GAGACGGTCTTGCCGCacaggaagaagatgaagaagatcgTGCTGAGGAGAGAATGCGAGACTCTGCTGCGGGAAATGGCAGACCTGACGTACTGTGTGCAGAATGAAGTCTACCTCGAGGGGCTGAAAAAAACCCTGGAAAACCTCAAGGACGAGATCAAAGCGCAAGCACCTGAAGACGCGGGCCCGATGCTTGCCTCGTCACCCAAAAAGAGAAACGGGGGTGAGATTGCGGCTGATCTAATGAACAAAACACCCAGGATGCACCCATTTTCAAGGAAGGTGGGGCAACATGCAGAGAACAGGGATGAGCCTGGATGTAAAGTACTCCCAGCCCCCGTTACCAAAACAGCAAAATCACAGGCCAAAATTACTACATGCACCAGTCCCAGTTTTCCATTTACAAATCAAACTCTTTAA
- the cdc123 gene encoding cell division cycle protein 123 homolog, with amino-acid sequence MRNETVAKPLTERIRRRTHFRYRNRSMKKEQVVNCQFSVWYPIFKKHTIKSLILPLPQNVIDYLLDDGTLVVSGSDHNTQRTHTNSSNSDDEEDIQWSDDETTTTVTAPEFPEFTSTVLEAINALGGRVFPKLNWSAPRDANWIALNSSLQCQSLSDIFLLFKSSDFITHDLTQPFLQCRDHDSPDPLISYELVLRKWSELISGGEFRCFVKENKLIGISQRDYTQYYQHISKQEDQICLSIQEFFTQHIQYNFLDEDFVLDVYRDSWGKVWLIDLNPFGEVTDSLLFTWEELTSGNSLPASQQEGEFAQQQEGPAFRYPTSEVTVQPSPCLSYRVPRDFVDLSTGEDAYKLIDFLKLKKGQQEDEEEEEEEQARQ; translated from the exons atgcgGAACGAAACCGTGGCAAAGCCTTTGACGGAGCGCATTCGGCGACGGACACACTTCCGCTACAGGAATCGCAGCATGAAGAAGGAGCAAGTCGTCAACTGTCAGTTTTCGGTCTGGTATCCGATATTCAAAAAGCATACGATTAAAAG TTTGATTCTCCCACTGCCTCAGAATGTGATAGACTATTTACTAGACGACGGAACATTGGTAGTCTCTGGGAG TGACCACAACACACagcggacacacacaaacagcagcaACTCGGACGACGAGGAAGATATTCAG TGGTCAGATGATGAGACAACCACAACTGTCACA GCTCCAGAGTTCCCAGAGTTCACCTCCACGGTACTAGAGGCCATAAACGCCTTGGGTGGTCGTGTCTTTCCCAAACTCAACTGGAGCGCTCCTCGG GATGCTAACTGGATTGCTCTGAACAGCTCCCTGCAGTGTCAGAGTCTTAGTGACATATTTCTGCTCTTCAAAAGCTCCGACTTCATCACCCACGACCTCACGCAGCC ATTCCTTCAATGCAGAGACCATGACTCTCCTGATCCACTCATCAGCTATGAG CTGGTCCTGAGGAAATGGAGTGAGCTGATTTCTGGTGGAGAGTTCCGCTGCTTCGTCAAAGAAAACAAACTTATTG GTATCTCCCAGAGGGACTACACCCAGTATTACCAGCACATTTCCaaacaggaggaccagatctgtctgtccatccaggaGTTCTTCACTCAACACATCCAGTACAACTTTCTGGACGAAGACT TTGTGTTGGATGTGTACAGAGATAGCTGG GGTAAGGTGTGGCTGATTGACCTGAACCCGTTTGGCGAGGTGACGGATTCCCTGCTTTTCACGTGGGAGGAGCTTACCTCCGGGAACAGCCTCCCAGCCAGTCAGCAAGAAGGAGAGTTCGCCCAGCAACAG gaGGGCCCAGCATTCCGTTACCCCACCAGCGAGGTGACAGTCCAGCCCAGTCCCTGTCTGAGCTACAGGGTGCCCAGAGACTTCGTTGACCTCTCCACCGGCGAAGACGCCTACAAGCTCATCGACTTCCTCAAACTG AAAAAAGGGCaacaggaggacgaggaggaggaggaggaagaacagGCCCGACAGTGA